The sequence ACTTGTCTGTAGGTGAGACAAGTTACTGCCTTCTCCACCTTGCTAACCCTAAACACCAGCTAGTTGTACTGGCCTTTGGGACCACCAATGTCAGATTAACAGTCTGGAACTTCTGGGTGAGAGCTGGTGTCAATTGCATCAAGATCGTGTGAAGCAATGTAGGTAGAATTATATTAAAATGGCAAAATTGTAACATGAGGTTAGGAGATTAAGCAGAAGGAAGGGATCTAGAAAGCTGACCTCAGCGACTGTAATGTGATCTTCTACAGCACTGAATCACCGGGCCAGTAACCGGTGgttctgtgtcagccgtggctcagtgggttgcctctgagtcagaaagtcgtgggttcaagtcccactccagagacttgagcaaaaaatctaggctgaagccCTCAACGCCAAtatagaggtgctgtcttttggatgagacattaaactgaggcacctTGTTGCCTGCCTCAGCCcaagtgctgctgaaaccctcatccatgcctttgtaacttccagagtattccaatgctctcctggccagtctccataaacttgagtccatccaaaactctgctgcctgtattctaacacccgctgacccatcacccctgcgctcgctgacctacattggctcctggtcaggCAACGccacaatttaaaaattctcaacctggttttcaaatccctccatgacctcgcccctccctatctttgtaatctcctccagccccacaatcccccgagatgtctgcgctcctccaattctggccccttgcgcatccCCCACTTTTTTtgctccattggtggccgtgccttcagttgcctggcccccaagctctggaactcctaaacctgtccacctctctcttctccttcaaaacacttgttaaaacctacctcttcgaccaagcttttggtcacctgtcctaatatctccttctgtggctcgatgtcaaattctgtctgctaacactcccgtgaagtgctttggggtgttTTAATACgttaaaaaaagatttacaagaatgattccagggatgagggacttcagttatggggatagactggagaagctggggctgttctccttggagcagagaagattgggaggagatttgatcgaggtgttcaaaatcatgaggggtctggacagagtagatacagagagactgttcccattggtggaagggtcgagaaccagaggacacagatttaaggcagaagaaccaaaggcgacatgaggaaaaacttttttacgcagcgagtggttaggatctggaatgcgctgcctgagagggtggtggaggcagactcaatcgtggctttcaaaagggaattggataagtacctgaaggaaaaaaaattgcaggtctacggggaaagggcgggggagtgggactggctgaagtgctcttgcagagagccgccatgggctcgatgggctgaatggcctcctcctatgctgtGACCGTTCttatataaaggcgctatataaatgcaagttgtagtgaggtgcggagggatttgtaaatgcgGGCAAGGAGTTTGAAATCGGTGCTTACTGTACAGCCAACAACAATAAGATACAAAGTCAAAGTCATTGCAAGGACTCGCTCTGTATTCATTCATACAGTTGCCTGGGCAGAGGCCTAGAGTGAGTCAGCACTGCCTTCCCCAAACACATAAAACCATTGCAAGCCTGGTTTTAATCGAAGGAATGAAGATAAAATCATATCTGTATCAATTTTACAAACGAAAATGGAGCCCGGGTCAGAATTGCCGCCGTTACACAAGGTGCGGGTAAAGGGGATTTCCAGGAGGAGGCGCTTTCTGTTATTGTTAAAAAGGTGAAACATGATCTAAAACGCAAATATTCCACGTCGTGAGCCCGGCCGATACATTTCACCGGATGGATACATCGCGGCTCAGCCATGGCTACATCGGAGTTGTTACATTTTGCTACTCACTTCCTGGTCGCATTTGTAGCTCTGCCTCATGGCGGCCACGTCGGCAGCAGGGCTGGAGCTGGAGCAGGAGGACATGCTGCAGGGTCTGCGACCTGAGCACGGTCTGTCCCCGCCGATCCACGGGTGCCCGGAACCTCTGATGAAACTGACAGGGAAACTGATCCTTAGGGTGTCAGTTACACGCAACCACATGGCACTCCCAGGCTGGAACTCCGActggctgtgtgtctctctctctcactgcacacacactgaatcCTCTGCTATAAAATAGTTTCCGATACACTTAGATAAACACCCGCTGTTAAATAACTTATCGCTTGTCAGACTTCAACAATCATCAGTTTTCAGACAATTATTAATAttaatcagtgagtgggatatggctgGGTGTGTGGCTCTCAGGCTGCAGGTAATCGATGTGTTACTGTCGCTTGGATGATACACATTCTCGGAGATGTCAATGTGGGGAAGGGCTGGAGGTTTGAACAAGGAAAGGGCGGTCAGAAGGCAGCATTAATCTCGAGCATGCCAGCAAATCTCTGAGTGACTGTTACAAACGGAAATCCTCcctcgaaagaaagacttgcatttctatagcgtctttcaataCCTCAGGAGttcagcgctttccagccaatgaagcactttttgaagtgcagtcgctgttgtaatgtgggaaacgcagcagccaatttgcgtacagcaagctcccacaaacagcaatgtgataatgaccagacaatctgttttagtgatgttggttgaaggataaatattggccccaggacactggggagaactcccctgctcttcttcgaaatagtgccatgggatctcttacatacagacgggcctcggtttaacgtctcatccgaaatacggcacctccaacagtgcagcaccgcactggagtgtcagcccagattttgcgctcaaggctggcactccagtacagtgcttcgATCCAATATGTTACCAGTCGGTGAGTGGGGAATGGACTGCAGGGAGGAGAAACATTTAATCCCCCCCTGCAGCTGATCAGATTAATTCTCTCcatgtacataaatctttgaaggcagcaggataagttgagaaggctattaaaaaGCATAGAGGAAAAGCGTTCAAAGGCAAGGAAGTTACGCTAATCCTctataaacactggttagacctcagctggaatattgtgtccaattctgggcacctcactttagggatgatgtcaaggccttggcgaggatgctgaggagatttacgagaatggttccagggatgagggacttcagttttgcagagagattggaacagagaagattaagggatagcagtgttcaaaatcatgaggaggttttgatagagtggcagaagagtcgagaaccagaggacacagatttaaagcttggcaaatgaaccaaaggcgacatgaggaaacacgtgtgagatctggaacgcgctgcttaaaagggcggtgggagcagattcaatagtaacatttaaaagggctttggggaaagagcgggggagtgggaccaatcgGATATCTCTACCAAGgagctggcacagatatgatgggccgaatggtctccttctgagcTGTGTGATTCTAGGATTTCTATTTTTAAAAGGAAACTCCAGCTATGTCCACCCCCTCAACCACCTCAGTGTCTccatctcctgaaggtgttgacattTGTTGGGTCCAGTtctacgggggggtgggggggggggagctgccCTTGAGTGCCCCAGCCAAGTGGCCAACCTCTCTGTGTGAGCCGACACAATGAGTGTCATTAGGCTGTTCGACCACAGGAAGCATCACATATTTGCCTCCGAGGTATCTAAAgaactattaggacaggtgacccaacGCCTggccaaagcggtaggttttaaggagcatcataaaagtggagaggtttagagagggaaatcCAGAGACAAAACAGGATACCTTAATCTCTCTTTCCACTTTTCAAACGCTGACAGACATAGAACCATTCGCCTATCATGgctatgctggctctctgaaagctgTCCAATTACCCCACTCGCCCGCTCttgccccacagccctgcaatttttccctccatgtatttatctaattcccttttgctagttataattgaatctgcttccaccgtcctttcagataTAGGTTGTGTATTTTCTGTACCTAGTTATTTTCTTTGtaccaaaaacatagaaacatggaaaataggtgcaggagtaggccattcggcccttcgagcctgcaccactattcaataaaatcTATTGATATAATAaatcttgcatttatctagcacctgaTCCCGTTAAAACCTTTGCAAAAGGTTGTGTGGGGGCGAGGGGTTTAATTTTGATTGACAGCTAAGCGACCAATTAGAGGTGAGAAAGCATTCGCCTCTGCGCCAATGGGAGGTGGGCACCAAGTTCATTGACAAGAGCTTGAACCGCCGAGCTTCGGTCCTGATGATTGGCAGTTGTTGGAACCAATCAAAATGAAGATTGACAAACGGGCCACGCTCCCTTGCTTTGGTAGCCTGTGTCATTGCGGAGTGGGCGGGACTTCCTGCCTGGTGTTGTGACAGCCAGTCTGGCTCTGGACTGGAGCTGGGGCTGGAAGTTGGACAGGACTCTGTGTCCAACCTGAGTCTGAGCTTAAGCTGCATGGCTGACACTATGCTGAcagtcactgagcccgtctatactgAGCTGGCAACACTGACAgagggacagcagcagcagcagggctgtgggggagaggaggaagaggatgatgatgaagaggaggagaagaagaaggaggaggagaaagacTTCCCCAGGAGTGGAGAGGTCAGCAGGGAGCTCGGCTTCTCCAAACCCCCAGCCTGGTACCAGAACAGTGAGCGAGCTTTCACCTGCAGAACGCAGAGCTCTGGGTCTCAGCAAGATGCTCACAGGTAAGAGGAAAGACCAGCTGGGGTCACACCTGTCACTGGGTTTATAAACTGTAAATGAGGGAGAAGGTTTGATCAATGGCTAAATAATTTTGGAATCAGTggattcagttgtacagagcctcggtCAGACCCCATGCGCAGTAACTGCGttcagtcctgggccctgcccctcagggagggtatatcagcctcggggggggggggaagcgcagattcaccagaatgataccggggctaaagggGTTAAATACGAGgataggttgcacagactgggcttgtattccctcgagtgtcgACGATTGGggctgatctaatcgaggtgtttaagatgattgatggggtagatagagagaaactgtttcctctggtggggaagttcagaacaaggcggcgtcaccttaaaattagagccaggccattcaggggtgatgtcaggaagcgcttcttcacacaaagggcagtgggaatctggaactctctcccccaaaaagctgtggatgctttcaagcctgagatcgatagatttttggggtaagggtatcaagggatacagagcaaagacaggtaaatgggtttgaggtacagatcaaccgtggtctatggcggaacaggctgagggggctgaatggcctcctcctgttcctgtgcgctTGTGGATCAGGAGTGAAGTTCCGTGATGTTACAAGGAATGAGGGACCTTGTGAATCCAGTTATTTTTCTGGCCTATTTCCTTGCCTTGTCTCCTAAAGGGACTGGCTCTGGTTGCCGTACGGTTCCACAAGGTGACAGTAATCAAGCCAGATGCACCGGGGCCGATGTACTCGACCGCTGCCTGTTTTGAGATGAGCTGAGCCCAGGCCAGGGATCCACACTGCAGCGAGCTGGATCGAGAGGCAGGAAACTAcaattgctgtggctcagtgggcagcactctcgcctctgagtcaaaaggtcgtgggttcaagtcccactccagggacttgagcacatattctatgctgacactcccagtgcagtactgagggagtgccgcactgtcggaggggcaatactgaaggagcgccgcactgtcggaggggcagtactgagggagcgccgcactgtcggaggggcagtactgagggagcgctgcactgtcggaggggcagtactgagggagcgctgcactgtcggaggggcagcactgagggagtgctgcactgtcggaggggcagtactgagggagaatcgcattgtcggaggggcagtactgagggagtgctgcactgtcggaggggcagtactgagggagcatcggaggggctgtactgaggaagcattggagaggcagtactgagggagtgccgcactgtcagagggacagcactgagggagcgccgcactgtcggagagacagtactgagggagcgctgcactgtcagagggacagtactgagggagcgccgcactgtcggagagacagtactgagggagcgctgcactgtcggagggtcagtactgagggagcagctacCCTTTACAATGAAGGGTGGGGGTGCTACTCGCTCCCATACCCCGCTTGACGTCCACCCAGTATTCCAAGCCAATCTCCACTCCCCATGGGGGCCGGTCaggagtggggctcaaacccaaTCCTTCTGATGGAGTCAGTGGTCGATCCAATACGGGGACAATATTTACGCCTGTTTCAGTTGGAGTAATGTATtaggagagaaattaggaaacGCTTCTTCCCGCAAAAGGTGGTgggagtgtggaactctctcccacaatgaGCAGCAGATGccggctcaattaatcattttaaatctgagatcgatagatttttgttagaatcGGGTATTCTTGgacatggagccaaggcgggtggatggtgTTAGGATACAGATCGGCCGTGATCTCATCGAATGCTCGAGGGGCTGGGTGGCCTGCTCATGTGTGTTTGCGGCTGAGTGGGTGAGTCCTGTCTCTGTGTTGGGCCCTGAGCTGCTGTCTAAGACCCCCCTCCTTTACTGTGCTCAGGCAGGTGAACGGCCGCTCCGAGGACGCAGTGACCGGTCGCAGTTGGTCACCCTCCCGACCCACCGAGCATCGCAGGCCTGGGCCACAGCTGCAGGACACCGAGGAGGAGGACTACAAGCAGAGCAAGAAGCAGAGATGTTCGAGCTCCCTGCTGTCCGGCCATGGCTTCGACCCGGCCTCGGGCAGGAGGCCGCCACACCACGGAGACCCGTCCAGACCCAGCGCGCGGCGCCAACCCTCGCCCTTTCCCGTGGCGGCTTCGCCATGCCTGGCCCGCCTGGTGTCCCCGCAGCCCTGCTCGCCAGCCGGTATCCCGGCCAGGCCTCGTCGGAGGGACAGCTCCCCGGGTCCTCCTGCCTCTCCCGCGATGTCCGGCCTGCCTCCCGCCGTGGACAGCGGGCGCACCCTGAGGGTGATGGGACTGTACGCGGACCTGGTGCAGGAGCTCCAGGTTCAGCTGGCGGAGCtgcagcggcgaggtcgggtggAGGCGGAGCTGGGCTCGGCGCGGGAGCGGCACATCGAGGCGCTGGAGGCGGAGAACCGGAGGCTGAAGGACCAgttgcagaaactggaggaggagaACGACTTCCTGTCCAGCGGCAATGAGCGGGGCAACACCATGAGGGGTCTGCAAGCGGGAGCACTGGGTAAATTTTTTCACATTCTTAGACGCATAGACATTCGAATTCTCGAATGAAACAGCACAGGagaaggccactcggcccatcgtgtcgactctgtgaaagagcgatccaattagtcccactccccctgctctgctaatttctccttttcaagtatttatccagggcAGATGCAGCACGTGTTAAATACAGATTTAATCTGGTCTGCCTAACCTCAGAAGAGTGCCCCCTACAGGACGAGTTTAGTGGCATTCTGCCGTCCTGCTGCCTTTGCTTTGTGAGACTGGCAACTTAAAGCCAAATTCTGGGTAAGTTTGTGAAGTACATTCAGATCCAGCAACGAGACTGCCCCAAACTGCTATCTGGTAACCAGAACTGTACCATCCTGCACCAaaccccactcacacatcacccctgtgctcgctgacctacactgcctCCCGTCTGGCGACGCCTTGATTTTAAacttctcatctttgtgttcaaatcccttcatggtcttaacccctccctatctctgtaacctcctccagccctacaaccctccc is a genomic window of Pristiophorus japonicus isolate sPriJap1 chromosome 21, sPriJap1.hap1, whole genome shotgun sequence containing:
- the LOC139233511 gene encoding uncharacterized protein yields the protein MSVIRLFDHRKHHIFASEVSKELLGQVTQRLAKASGSGLELGLEVGQDSVSNLSLSLSCMADTMLTVTEPVYTELATLTEGQQQQQGCGGEEEEDDDEEEEKKKEEEKDFPRSGEVSRELGFSKPPAWYQNSERAFTCRTQSSGSQQDAHRQVNGRSEDAVTGRSWSPSRPTEHRRPGPQLQDTEEEDYKQSKKQRCSSSLLSGHGFDPASGRRPPHHGDPSRPSARRQPSPFPVAASPCLARLVSPQPCSPAGIPARPRRRDSSPGPPASPAMSGLPPAVDSGRTLRVMGLYADLVQELQVQLAELQRRGRVEAELGSARERHIEALEAENRRLKDQLQKLEEENDFLSSGNERGNTMRGLQAGALDASKKNITFLKDLVELLESNMDVQDPPSDSKLPLVPLSLPSFLVAEETLGPVELYREVSDCPGVIATWNRLEESAASPLRYPDIRGLAFWDTAIKDTLPDGSLVWACPVEANGRPKAELIPGSGVYLTNREVDELSQVSRDKPKLMTRKLLGYFFSHQTLARSSARGERIAHNKTTLEKPICLPTAVTDTIKDYVTFVCGRGCDFNAVINSKCATSRRTVRKLTEKMK